A window of the Desulfopila inferna genome harbors these coding sequences:
- the lon gene encoding endopeptidase La, with protein sequence MDDFSSNEDVQIPEVLPMMAVRDVVIFNYMIIPLFVGRPGSVEAVNEALGANKLLMLVTQKDATKDDPEIEDIYDVGMVCMVMRTLKLPDGRLKVLVQAMSKARITEFVRTEPSYQVKIEEIEEPEAGPVTIEIEALMRTVREQTEKIMSLRGILSADLMMIINNIEDPGRLADLVGSNLRLKVVESQSILEEIDPIKRLKLVSELLGKELEVSTVQAKIQNSAKEEMSKSQREYFLREQLHALQKELGDTDERLQEIEELERKLKKTKMPKSVRKEAKKQISRMEMMHPDSSEATIIRTYIDWILDVPWKKSSKDVLDLKAAKEILDEDHYGLERVKERILEYLAVRKLNKSTKGPILCFVGPPGVGKTSLGQSIARAMGRKFHRISLGGMRDEAEIRGHRRTYIGAMPGRIIQGLKTTNTNNPIFMMDEIDKIGSDYRGDPSSALLEVLDPEQNFEFSDHYLNLPFDLSKVMFITTANMSDTIPGPLYDRMEVIRLSGYTLEEKLVIANRYLLPRQITENGIKPKHILIDDETLKHMISHYTYEAGLRNLEREIGKVCRKIARKIAEGGKGPYRISVRTIDKYLGPPKTIPETDLDSLDQPGLATGLAWTEVGGEILQIEANIMPGKGKLILTGQLGDVMKESAQAALTYCRSRFKELKVEPAYFDTIDIHIHVPAGAIPKDGPSAGITLATALYSAILGKKVNKKLAMTGEITLRGRVLPIGGLKEKALAALRADLHKVIIPEQNKKDLAEIPEVIRKKMQFFPVKSMDEIVKLVFPQPVKKTPVKTPRKTPAKAQPQTS encoded by the coding sequence ATGGACGATTTCTCCAGTAACGAGGATGTGCAGATTCCTGAAGTTCTCCCCATGATGGCGGTACGCGATGTTGTCATCTTCAACTATATGATAATACCGTTATTCGTTGGTCGTCCCGGTTCCGTGGAAGCTGTCAACGAGGCCCTCGGTGCGAATAAACTCCTGATGCTGGTTACTCAGAAGGATGCCACCAAAGACGATCCTGAAATCGAGGACATCTACGACGTCGGTATGGTCTGCATGGTCATGAGAACCCTTAAACTGCCTGACGGCAGGCTCAAGGTTCTGGTGCAGGCCATGTCCAAGGCCCGTATTACCGAGTTTGTGCGGACGGAACCCTCCTATCAGGTAAAAATCGAAGAAATTGAGGAACCTGAAGCGGGTCCTGTCACCATCGAAATCGAGGCGCTTATGCGGACCGTCAGGGAACAGACGGAAAAGATAATGTCTTTAAGGGGCATTCTCTCCGCCGATTTGATGATGATCATCAACAATATCGAGGACCCGGGTCGTCTGGCCGATCTGGTGGGTTCCAATCTGCGCCTGAAAGTGGTTGAGTCGCAGTCCATTCTCGAGGAAATTGATCCGATCAAAAGGCTCAAGCTGGTCAGTGAACTTCTCGGTAAAGAACTGGAAGTCTCTACCGTTCAGGCCAAGATCCAAAACAGTGCCAAGGAGGAGATGAGCAAATCCCAGCGGGAATATTTCCTCCGCGAACAGCTCCACGCCCTGCAGAAAGAACTCGGCGACACCGATGAAAGGCTGCAGGAGATCGAAGAACTGGAACGCAAGTTGAAAAAGACCAAGATGCCCAAGTCGGTCAGGAAGGAGGCGAAGAAGCAGATCTCCAGGATGGAAATGATGCATCCCGATTCGTCCGAAGCCACCATTATCCGCACATACATCGACTGGATTCTTGATGTTCCCTGGAAGAAATCATCCAAGGACGTCCTTGACCTCAAAGCCGCCAAGGAGATTCTCGATGAAGATCATTATGGCCTGGAGCGCGTCAAAGAGAGGATTCTCGAATATCTGGCCGTGAGAAAACTGAACAAATCCACCAAGGGGCCGATCCTCTGTTTTGTCGGACCTCCTGGTGTAGGTAAGACCTCTCTGGGGCAGTCAATCGCCAGGGCGATGGGAAGAAAATTTCATCGAATTTCATTGGGCGGCATGCGCGATGAGGCTGAAATCCGCGGGCATCGACGCACGTATATAGGCGCAATGCCCGGTAGAATCATCCAGGGATTGAAAACCACAAACACCAACAATCCTATTTTCATGATGGATGAGATTGATAAGATCGGCTCCGATTACCGGGGCGATCCCTCCTCGGCGCTGCTCGAGGTGCTTGATCCGGAGCAGAATTTTGAGTTTTCCGATCATTATCTCAACCTGCCCTTTGATTTGTCCAAGGTGATGTTTATTACCACGGCCAATATGAGCGATACCATTCCCGGACCGCTCTATGACCGCATGGAGGTGATCCGGCTCTCCGGCTATACGCTTGAGGAAAAGCTTGTCATTGCCAATCGCTACCTGCTGCCGCGGCAGATCACCGAAAACGGAATCAAGCCGAAGCATATCCTCATTGATGATGAGACACTCAAGCATATGATTTCCCATTACACCTATGAGGCCGGCCTGCGGAATCTGGAGAGGGAGATAGGGAAGGTCTGCAGAAAGATTGCCCGGAAGATCGCCGAAGGCGGTAAAGGTCCATACCGGATTTCGGTTCGCACCATAGATAAATACCTGGGACCTCCGAAAACGATCCCCGAAACCGATCTGGATTCACTGGATCAACCGGGCCTGGCCACGGGGTTGGCCTGGACAGAGGTGGGCGGAGAAATTCTCCAGATCGAGGCCAACATAATGCCCGGCAAGGGCAAGCTGATCCTTACCGGCCAGCTTGGCGATGTTATGAAGGAATCCGCGCAGGCTGCCTTGACCTATTGCCGTAGCCGGTTCAAGGAGCTCAAGGTCGAACCTGCCTATTTCGATACTATAGACATCCATATTCATGTACCGGCAGGCGCTATACCCAAGGATGGACCATCCGCCGGTATTACCCTGGCAACCGCACTCTATTCTGCGATTCTCGGCAAGAAAGTTAACAAAAAACTGGCCATGACCGGAGAGATTACCCTGAGAGGCAGGGTGTTGCCCATCGGCGGTCTCAAGGAGAAAGCTCTTGCCGCGCTTCGCGCCGATCTTCATAAGGTGATTATTCCGGAACAGAATAAGAAAGATCTGGCGGAAATACCGGAGGTGATCAGGAAGAAGATGCAGTTTTTCCCAGTCAAGAGCATGGATGAGATCGTCAAGCTGGTATTCCCCCAACCTGTGAAAAAAACACCGGTTAAAACACCCCGGAAGACGCCGGCTAAAGCACAGCCACAAACCAGTTAA
- the recA gene encoding recombinase RecA — protein MAASSGDKAGSVENAINQIHRQFGKGSIMRLGTYELENIPVIPTGALSMDIALGVGGLPKGRITEIYGPESSGKTTLALHAVAEAQKRGGTAAFIDAEHALDTNYAERLGVDVDNLLVSQPDFGEQALEIAEILIRSGGVDIIVIDSVAALVPKAEIDGNVGDSHVGLQARLMSQAMRKFTGVLNRSHTVLIFINQIRMKIGVMFGNPETTTGGNALKFYSSLRLDIRKIGQIKDGQEIVGNRTKVKVVKNKVAPPFKLAEFDIIYGEGISKIGDTLDLASENDIVDKSGAWYSYNGERIGQGRENAKRFLADQPEMIAEIEAKVRAAYGLPQEEPYKKEPVAAKKEKEKEKEK, from the coding sequence ATGGCAGCATCAAGCGGCGATAAAGCAGGCAGCGTTGAAAACGCGATAAACCAGATCCACCGTCAGTTCGGCAAAGGCTCAATCATGCGTTTGGGAACCTACGAACTCGAGAATATCCCCGTCATCCCCACCGGCGCCCTGAGCATGGATATCGCTCTTGGTGTCGGCGGACTTCCCAAAGGAAGGATAACGGAGATTTACGGACCGGAATCTTCCGGTAAAACAACACTGGCTCTCCATGCCGTTGCCGAGGCTCAAAAAAGAGGTGGCACGGCTGCATTTATCGATGCCGAGCACGCACTCGACACCAATTATGCCGAACGTCTTGGTGTTGATGTGGACAACCTCCTGGTTTCCCAACCCGATTTTGGCGAACAGGCTCTGGAAATTGCCGAAATCCTGATTCGTTCCGGAGGAGTTGATATAATTGTCATTGATTCCGTGGCCGCCCTGGTTCCCAAAGCCGAAATAGACGGCAATGTCGGGGATTCCCACGTCGGTCTGCAGGCGAGGCTGATGTCGCAGGCCATGCGTAAATTTACGGGCGTTCTCAACCGCAGCCACACCGTTCTTATCTTTATCAACCAGATCAGGATGAAAATCGGGGTAATGTTCGGCAATCCCGAAACGACCACCGGCGGAAACGCCTTGAAATTTTACTCTTCCCTGCGCCTCGATATCCGAAAAATCGGACAGATAAAAGATGGCCAGGAGATAGTCGGCAACAGGACCAAAGTTAAAGTCGTCAAGAATAAGGTTGCCCCTCCATTCAAGCTCGCCGAATTCGATATTATCTATGGCGAAGGTATTTCAAAGATCGGCGATACGCTGGATCTCGCCTCCGAAAATGACATCGTTGACAAGAGCGGCGCCTGGTATTCCTATAACGGTGAAAGAATCGGACAGGGCCGTGAAAACGCCAAGCGGTTCCTTGCCGATCAGCCTGAAATGATTGCTGAGATAGAAGCCAAGGTGCGCGCGGCCTATGGGCTCCCCCAGGAAGAACCATACAAGAAGGAACCGGTAGCCGCCAAGAAAGAGAAAGAGAAAGAGAAAGAGAAGTAA
- a CDS encoding peptidase U32 family protein encodes MTKNKRHNGTGPYIPELLAPAGNLEKLITAIHYGADAVYLGGKELSLRAKAGNFSSEDMVKGIEFAHDRDRKVYVTVNVLAHNSDLEGLDDYLRSLRQYQVDGIIIADPGILGIARNCVPELPIHLSTQANVTNHAAAQFWLNQGADRLNLARELSLNEIKEIRQKVHGELEVFVHGALCISYSGRCMLSSYLTSRDANQGKCSHPCRFSYSLSEEKRPGQYFPVEEDERGTYIFNSKDLCLLLRLPELVAAGVDSLKIEGRMKSIFYVGGVVRIYRAALDYLAALPDSAWQNLAEIKLPDIFAEEIRKTGTRGISENFFKHKPNMEDMLYETSRAEQLVEPVAVVRKAGEKTLVEIRNRVETGEHLEYMGRGMALQAVTIQAMETEGRESIAAANPGNSVYLTTVPPLSECEVHGILRRKKPEQGRGNGPL; translated from the coding sequence ATGACGAAAAATAAAAGGCACAATGGGACCGGCCCGTATATCCCGGAATTGCTGGCACCTGCCGGGAATCTGGAAAAACTGATAACGGCAATCCATTATGGTGCCGATGCCGTGTATCTCGGCGGAAAAGAATTAAGCCTTCGCGCCAAAGCAGGTAACTTTTCATCCGAAGATATGGTCAAGGGAATCGAATTCGCCCATGACCGCGACAGAAAAGTCTATGTAACCGTTAACGTCCTGGCTCACAATAGCGATCTTGAAGGGCTTGATGACTATCTCCGTTCTCTCCGGCAATATCAAGTGGATGGAATTATCATTGCTGATCCGGGCATCCTCGGCATTGCCCGCAACTGTGTTCCGGAACTCCCCATTCATCTATCAACCCAGGCCAATGTCACTAATCATGCCGCTGCCCAGTTCTGGCTGAATCAGGGTGCGGACAGACTGAATCTGGCCAGGGAGCTTTCTCTGAACGAAATAAAGGAGATACGGCAAAAGGTGCATGGCGAGCTCGAGGTCTTCGTCCATGGCGCCCTCTGTATTTCTTATTCCGGCAGATGTATGCTCTCCAGTTATCTGACTTCGCGAGATGCCAATCAAGGCAAGTGCTCCCATCCCTGCAGATTCAGTTACAGCCTCAGCGAGGAAAAAAGACCGGGTCAATACTTTCCCGTGGAGGAGGATGAGCGGGGCACCTATATATTCAATTCCAAGGATCTCTGCCTGCTTCTGCGACTGCCCGAGCTTGTTGCCGCAGGAGTTGATTCTTTAAAGATTGAAGGTCGGATGAAATCTATTTTTTATGTGGGCGGTGTTGTCCGTATTTACCGCGCCGCTCTTGATTATCTGGCCGCTCTGCCGGATTCTGCCTGGCAGAATCTCGCTGAAATTAAGCTGCCCGATATATTTGCTGAAGAGATCCGCAAAACAGGAACACGGGGAATAAGTGAAAATTTCTTCAAACATAAACCGAACATGGAGGATATGCTCTATGAAACTTCACGGGCGGAACAGCTCGTCGAGCCGGTGGCCGTGGTCCGCAAGGCGGGGGAGAAGACCCTGGTGGAAATCAGGAATCGTGTGGAAACCGGTGAGCATCTCGAATATATGGGGAGGGGCATGGCGCTGCAGGCCGTGACCATCCAGGCCATGGAGACAGAAGGAAGAGAATCCATTGCTGCCGCCAACCCGGGCAATAGTGTTTATCTTACTACTGTGCCACCATTATCGGAGTGTGAAGTGCATGGCATCTTGCGCAGAAAAAAACCGGAGCAGGGCAGGGGGAACGGTCCGCTTTAA
- a CDS encoding NAD(P)/FAD-dependent oxidoreductase codes for MRTLHEHEHYDVIIVGGGPAGLFAAYYLGEHSNLKVLLLEKGKAPLERICPIGDKGCIKCRPCNILCGVGGAGLFSDGKLNFIHKLGKTNLLQFMPLSEAKALIDETEAIYNRFGMDGPVFPTDMGKAEDIRKAARKHGIELLLIKQKHLGSDNLPGHIAKMADYVERSGITFHHSEEVIDILEENQRVKGVVTRKSTYSADNVILAPGRVGAEWIGSIARKFGLSLSQRGIEVGVRVEVHNEIMQDLCSVIYDPTFFIRTNRYDDQTRTFCTNPGGFVALENYQDFVCVNGHAFGDKKSANTNFAFLSKVVLTDPVEDNQAYGESIGKLASIIGGGKPILQRYGDLKRGRRSTWGRVKNSYIEPTLKNVTCGDIAMALPERILTNLMDGLTQLNHIVPGVSNDETLLYAPEIKFFATQVETDNRLETKIKGLYVAGDGPGVAGNIVSATATALIPAKEIIRLYSQVEVSES; via the coding sequence ATGCGTACTCTTCACGAACATGAACATTACGACGTGATTATTGTCGGCGGAGGCCCTGCAGGACTCTTCGCCGCCTACTATCTCGGTGAACACTCCAACCTCAAAGTCCTTCTTCTGGAAAAAGGCAAGGCTCCTTTAGAGAGGATCTGCCCTATCGGTGATAAAGGCTGCATTAAATGCCGTCCCTGCAATATACTCTGCGGCGTCGGCGGGGCCGGTCTTTTTTCCGACGGCAAACTCAACTTTATCCATAAACTCGGCAAAACCAACCTCCTCCAGTTCATGCCACTTTCCGAGGCAAAAGCGCTGATCGATGAGACGGAGGCAATTTATAATCGTTTCGGCATGGATGGCCCCGTTTTCCCAACAGATATGGGTAAAGCCGAGGATATACGGAAGGCTGCACGCAAACACGGCATTGAACTCCTGCTGATAAAGCAAAAGCATCTCGGCAGTGACAATCTGCCGGGTCATATCGCCAAGATGGCTGATTATGTCGAGCGTAGCGGCATTACCTTTCATCACTCAGAGGAAGTTATCGACATACTTGAAGAGAACCAGAGAGTAAAGGGTGTGGTAACCCGTAAGAGCACCTATTCCGCCGATAACGTCATCCTCGCTCCCGGCAGAGTTGGCGCCGAATGGATCGGCAGTATCGCACGTAAATTTGGTCTTAGCCTTTCTCAACGGGGAATTGAGGTCGGCGTACGCGTGGAAGTACATAATGAGATTATGCAGGATCTCTGTTCCGTAATTTACGATCCCACCTTTTTCATTCGTACCAATCGATATGACGACCAGACCAGGACCTTCTGCACGAATCCTGGAGGGTTTGTCGCCTTGGAGAACTATCAGGATTTTGTCTGCGTCAATGGCCATGCCTTCGGCGATAAAAAATCGGCTAACACGAATTTTGCCTTTCTCTCCAAAGTCGTCCTGACCGATCCCGTTGAGGATAATCAGGCCTACGGTGAATCAATAGGCAAACTTGCCTCCATTATCGGCGGCGGAAAACCGATTCTGCAGCGTTACGGTGATTTGAAGCGAGGACGCCGCTCAACCTGGGGGCGAGTCAAGAACAGCTACATCGAACCGACCTTGAAAAATGTAACCTGCGGTGATATCGCCATGGCACTGCCGGAACGTATTCTTACCAACCTGATGGATGGCCTCACTCAATTAAACCATATTGTCCCCGGGGTTTCTAACGATGAAACTTTACTCTATGCCCCGGAAATCAAATTCTTTGCCACTCAAGTCGAAACCGACAACAGGCTGGAGACAAAAATCAAAGGTCTCTATGTCGCCGGGGACGGACCGGGTGTTGCGGGTAATATCGTCTCAGCGACAGCAACTGCTCTGATTCCGGCTAAAGAGATTATCCGCCTGTATTCTCAAGTTGAGGTAAGTGAAAGTTGA
- a CDS encoding CinA family nicotinamide mononucleotide deamidase-related protein — MKGEIIAIGDELTSGRILNTTSGFAARHLFDAGYEIYAMHTIGDTPVLIGEALKRALDRVDFVIVTGGLGITDDDLTNEAVSIALNIPTMPNLEILYQIRSHLDGISGNPLSPLEKLAWLPKGAEALNPKARMAGYQLVHDGKPIFFLPGIPSQMEQLLLEQVLPRLTTWYADPRKGMRQKMLRVFNMNEVEVNGKIASLKLDKTVSIGYYPVFPELHISLTIRNTECSECTAVLSHAADSICDLLGSVVYGKNQETMEAVVGKLLKKKKLKLAVAESCTGGLLSHKITKVPGSSSYYLGGITTYANSMKTKFLHVPKKMLNQHGAVSREVAETMAASVRKITGADLSLSITGIAGPEGGSEEKPVGTVYIGMAGSSYCSASRFQFEGSREQIQEITAVMGLDQVRRYLLNQL; from the coding sequence ATGAAAGGTGAAATTATTGCCATAGGCGATGAGTTGACCTCTGGTCGTATTTTAAACACCACCAGTGGTTTTGCCGCACGCCATCTCTTCGATGCCGGATATGAAATCTACGCCATGCATACCATTGGCGATACCCCTGTTCTGATCGGAGAAGCCCTGAAACGTGCCCTTGACAGAGTCGATTTTGTTATTGTAACCGGTGGACTTGGTATTACCGACGATGACCTCACCAACGAGGCCGTATCCATCGCCCTGAATATACCGACTATGCCGAATCTGGAAATCTTATATCAGATTCGCTCGCATCTCGACGGTATCTCGGGAAACCCGCTCAGCCCTCTGGAAAAACTGGCGTGGCTGCCAAAAGGTGCCGAAGCATTGAACCCAAAGGCACGGATGGCCGGCTACCAGCTGGTCCATGACGGCAAACCCATCTTTTTTCTTCCCGGCATACCAAGCCAGATGGAACAACTGCTGCTGGAACAGGTCCTTCCCAGGCTGACCACCTGGTATGCCGACCCCCGGAAAGGGATGCGTCAGAAAATGCTGCGGGTCTTCAATATGAATGAGGTTGAGGTCAATGGGAAAATAGCTTCGCTCAAGCTCGACAAAACCGTCAGCATCGGCTATTACCCGGTTTTTCCGGAACTGCACATTTCACTGACCATTCGAAACACCGAGTGCAGTGAATGCACCGCCGTTCTCTCACATGCCGCCGATTCCATCTGCGATTTACTGGGCTCCGTAGTTTATGGCAAGAACCAGGAGACCATGGAGGCAGTTGTCGGCAAATTGCTCAAGAAAAAGAAGCTTAAATTGGCCGTCGCCGAATCATGTACCGGAGGACTGCTCTCTCATAAAATTACCAAAGTACCCGGTAGTTCCTCATATTATCTGGGCGGCATTACCACTTACGCCAACAGCATGAAAACTAAATTTCTTCATGTGCCCAAGAAAATGCTGAATCAGCATGGTGCTGTAAGCAGGGAGGTAGCCGAAACCATGGCGGCTTCGGTACGAAAAATAACCGGAGCGGACCTTTCTCTCTCGATCACCGGCATAGCGGGCCCGGAAGGCGGTTCTGAGGAAAAACCGGTAGGGACCGTCTATATAGGCATGGCGGGGTCCTCATATTGCTCCGCCTCTCGTTTTCAGTTTGAGGGAAGCCGTGAACAGATACAGGAAATTACCGCAGTGATGGGTCTGGACCAGGTACGTCGATATTTATTGAATCAGCTTTGA
- the mnmA gene encoding tRNA 2-thiouridine(34) synthase MnmA codes for MNNSTARSYVNRKKVGVALSGGVDSTSTALLLKDHYNVTGFFMQLAQPDIEKQIERVTEVAERIAVPLHIINLSEPFEKRVLDYFCSSYLRGLTPNPCVICNEGIKFGLFLETVLGTGMDMMATGHYARIMETDGVFHLYKGVDKRKDQSYFLSRLNQVQLSRILFPLGEKTKDDIYDFVEGHGFHSFRGRESQDVCFLEHTSVADFLQQKSAAVQPGYIQDEAGTILGRHQGISCYTVGQRRGLGISDSRPFYVTRIDAASNTVVVGKSEDLLQKDITLHNLHWIAGNAPSLEKKYQVKIRYTHPGCDASLTELANGRLQLHFSQAQRALTPGQFAVIYSNDEVVGSGEIT; via the coding sequence ATCAATAACAGTACAGCAAGGAGTTATGTGAATAGAAAAAAGGTTGGAGTTGCTTTGAGTGGAGGTGTTGATTCGACCTCTACCGCCCTCTTGCTGAAGGACCACTATAATGTGACCGGCTTCTTTATGCAATTGGCACAACCCGACATCGAAAAACAAATCGAACGTGTTACTGAAGTTGCCGAGCGAATAGCTGTCCCGCTGCATATAATAAACCTCTCAGAGCCATTTGAAAAAAGAGTCCTTGACTACTTCTGCTCAAGTTATCTCAGAGGTTTAACTCCGAATCCCTGTGTTATCTGCAATGAAGGGATCAAATTCGGACTCTTTCTGGAGACGGTACTGGGAACGGGCATGGATATGATGGCGACGGGCCATTATGCCAGAATAATGGAGACAGATGGAGTATTTCATCTGTATAAGGGCGTGGATAAGCGCAAAGATCAGTCCTACTTTCTCTCGCGCCTCAACCAGGTGCAGCTTTCCAGGATTCTTTTTCCCTTGGGAGAGAAGACCAAGGATGACATTTATGACTTTGTCGAGGGACACGGCTTTCACAGCTTTCGCGGCAGGGAAAGCCAGGATGTCTGCTTCCTGGAACACACCAGTGTCGCCGACTTCCTGCAACAAAAATCGGCGGCAGTGCAGCCTGGTTACATTCAGGATGAAGCTGGTACTATTTTAGGAAGACACCAGGGAATCTCCTGCTATACAGTGGGCCAGCGCAGAGGACTCGGTATCTCCGATTCCCGCCCTTTCTACGTCACCAGGATCGATGCCGCCTCGAATACAGTGGTGGTCGGCAAAAGCGAAGACCTGCTCCAAAAAGACATAACCCTCCACAACCTTCACTGGATAGCGGGCAACGCTCCATCGCTGGAAAAAAAATATCAGGTCAAGATTCGCTATACACACCCCGGATGCGATGCATCGCTGACTGAATTGGCAAATGGACGACTTCAACTCCATTTTTCCCAGGCGCAGCGGGCTCTGACTCCCGGCCAGTTTGCCGTAATCTACAGCAATGACGAAGTAGTGGGGTCAGGTGAAATCACCTGA
- the mtaB gene encoding tRNA (N(6)-L-threonylcarbamoyladenosine(37)-C(2))-methylthiotransferase MtaB, protein MKRIRIHTFGCKVNQFESASFHSGFESLGHDIVSSDMETDVVVINTCSVTAKAGVQSRQAVRKALRNNPHAKIVITGCYSQMAAEELAAMDELQNRAVAIIGNSDKHLLVETALQDNSELTLLHTPIDSVKEISHLPIRHFSNRTRAYLRIQDGCNAFCTYCIVPFTRGRSRSLAVADVLQQAKIFAEEGYKEIVITGIHVGYYGADLDGNEDISTIMEKLCRMTPSIRYRLSSIEPLEISGKLLEVMAQNNNFMPHLHIPLQSGADDILLRMNRRYTTGRFAEILDACRSKIEDIAIGIDILAGFPGETEDLFSQTYSFLKELDFTYLHVFPYSRRPGTPAADFSNQIAKDIKDARVAKLRRLSDDKKNSYYRRFLGSSRPLLVENSRDNTGRLKGFTDNYIPVVFEGEDILKNSLLQVKLETAEHTALHGTIIPDTYER, encoded by the coding sequence ATGAAAAGAATTCGGATACATACTTTCGGCTGTAAAGTCAATCAATTTGAATCAGCCTCCTTCCATTCAGGATTTGAATCCCTGGGTCATGACATTGTCTCCTCAGATATGGAGACGGATGTTGTTGTCATCAATACCTGCTCGGTCACCGCCAAGGCCGGAGTGCAATCGCGCCAGGCTGTCCGCAAGGCGCTGCGGAACAATCCTCATGCGAAGATCGTGATAACAGGATGTTATTCACAGATGGCAGCCGAGGAACTCGCCGCCATGGATGAGCTGCAAAACAGGGCCGTTGCCATTATCGGCAACAGCGATAAACATCTGCTCGTCGAGACGGCCCTGCAGGACAACTCCGAACTCACTCTCCTGCACACCCCCATCGACTCGGTAAAGGAAATATCCCACCTGCCGATTCGGCATTTCAGCAACCGTACCCGTGCCTATCTGCGCATCCAGGACGGCTGCAATGCCTTCTGTACCTACTGCATCGTGCCCTTCACCAGGGGCAGAAGCCGAAGTCTGGCCGTGGCCGATGTTCTCCAACAAGCCAAAATATTTGCAGAGGAAGGCTATAAAGAGATCGTCATCACCGGAATCCATGTGGGCTATTATGGCGCAGATCTTGACGGTAATGAAGATATCAGCACAATTATGGAAAAACTCTGCCGGATGACACCTTCCATACGCTACCGCCTCAGTTCAATCGAGCCCCTGGAAATATCGGGTAAACTCCTTGAAGTTATGGCACAAAACAACAATTTTATGCCGCACTTACATATTCCTTTACAGAGCGGGGCCGATGATATACTCTTGCGCATGAACAGGCGGTATACTACCGGCCGCTTTGCAGAAATTCTTGATGCCTGCCGGAGCAAAATAGAGGACATAGCCATTGGTATAGATATACTGGCGGGCTTTCCGGGAGAAACGGAAGATCTCTTCTCCCAGACCTACTCGTTTCTCAAGGAGCTCGATTTCACCTATCTTCATGTCTTTCCCTATTCCAGACGCCCAGGTACCCCGGCAGCTGATTTCAGTAATCAGATTGCCAAGGATATCAAAGACGCACGTGTAGCAAAACTACGTCGACTGAGCGATGACAAGAAAAATAGCTATTACCGCCGCTTCCTCGGCAGCAGCCGTCCACTGCTCGTGGAGAACTCCAGGGATAACACGGGACGGCTCAAGGGTTTCACCGATAACTATATTCCGGTAGTATTTGAGGGCGAAGACATCTTGAAGAACAGTCTTCTCCAGGTAAAACTGGAAACAGCAGAACACACCGCTCTACACGGTACAATCATTCCGGATACCTATGAAAGGTGA
- the mltG gene encoding endolytic transglycosylase MltG yields MVKSFIYRQLSKIALAAVLLMVVLSVIFITWLARYSNTPGPPGAQEVVVIIPKGSSFDQISQILAESGLITADVRFRILARWKKLAGKIHAGEFVLPTGRLPMELLEELTRAKARQHPVTIPEGLRAREIAAIFEEGNWSTREKILELVHDADFISSLGLEQSSLEGYLYPDTYYLTRYPAFDAEKIVRMMVNRFFQVWEELGADEAGRHEVVILASIVEKETGSSGERAKIASVFKNRLSEGMRLQSDPTVIYGIENFSGDITKKDLRSPTPYNTYVISGLPAGPICSPGKAALQAVLHPAQENYFYFVSKNDGTHFFSKTLKEHNRAVFEYQRKKKK; encoded by the coding sequence ATGGTAAAAAGTTTTATATATCGACAACTTAGCAAGATCGCCCTGGCGGCGGTCTTGCTGATGGTTGTCCTGAGCGTGATTTTCATCACCTGGCTTGCACGATACAGCAACACTCCCGGACCGCCTGGAGCGCAGGAGGTGGTCGTCATCATCCCGAAGGGATCCTCCTTTGATCAAATCTCACAGATATTGGCTGAATCAGGCCTAATCACCGCAGATGTTCGTTTCCGGATTCTCGCCAGATGGAAAAAACTGGCCGGTAAAATACATGCAGGCGAGTTCGTTTTGCCGACCGGCAGATTGCCTATGGAGCTTCTGGAAGAGCTCACCAGAGCTAAGGCAAGGCAACATCCCGTCACCATCCCCGAAGGCCTGCGGGCCAGGGAAATAGCCGCGATTTTTGAGGAAGGAAACTGGAGTACCCGGGAGAAAATCCTCGAACTCGTTCATGATGCCGATTTTATTTCCTCTTTAGGATTGGAACAATCAAGTCTGGAAGGATATCTCTACCCCGATACTTATTATCTGACGCGCTACCCCGCCTTCGACGCCGAAAAGATCGTGAGAATGATGGTCAACAGATTCTTCCAGGTCTGGGAGGAACTGGGGGCCGACGAGGCCGGACGCCATGAAGTTGTGATTCTCGCCTCTATTGTCGAAAAAGAGACGGGCAGTTCCGGAGAAAGGGCAAAGATAGCCTCGGTATTCAAAAACAGACTGAGCGAAGGGATGAGGCTGCAGTCCGATCCAACCGTTATCTACGGCATCGAAAATTTTTCCGGCGATATAACCAAAAAAGATCTGAGAAGCCCGACTCCTTACAATACCTATGTAATCTCCGGTCTGCCGGCTGGACCAATCTGCAGTCCGGGAAAAGCTGCACTGCAAGCGGTATTGCATCCTGCGCAAGAGAACTATTTTTATTTCGTCTCTAAAAATGACGGCACTCACTTTTTTTCCAAGACCCTTAAAGAGCATAATCGAGCTGTCTTTGAATATCAGAGAAAAAAGAAAAAATAG